GAATTTTGCCTGGGGCTGCGTTGCTCCTCGGTCACAGCCCCACTGGCGGGGGATGCTCGCTCGTCGCGCCTTGCCCCAGGCCAAATTGGGCGCAACGAACGTGAGCGTATTTACGAAACGGACCACTTAGCCCACGTTCTATGCGCTGAAACTCTCGCCGCAGGAGCAAGTCGTGGCGGCATTGGGATTCTTGACCTTGAACCCGCCGTCTTGAAGAGCGTCCAGGTAATCCAATTCCGATCCCGTGACGTAGAGCGCGCTCTTGGGGTCCACTACAACCTTCACCCCCGCCGTCTCCACCAGGATATCGCGGTTGGCCGGTTGGTTTTGCAGATCCATCTTGTATTGCAGGCCCGAACAACCGCCCCCGACCACGGCGACGCGCAGCACGCCGTTGGGACGGCCTTGTTTGTTCAGAAGCGAAATCACCTTCTTCGCGGCGCTGGGTGTCAGCTTGATGAGACGCTCATCTCCGACGCGAAAACCCGGCTGCGAATTGGCGTTGCTGGTCTTTCCGGCCATCATAATTGGTGCTCGTCTCTGTAGCGCAGAGTTGCACTCTGCCGTATCGCCGATTTGAAATCGGCAGCGCACCGGCAAGCTCCGCAGCGTCCGAATGACCAGCGGTCTGCAGGATGTAATCCTGCGATACAGCAGATTACAAATCCGCGCTACGCCTCAAACTAACGGTGCTCTGGCGGGGCGTCAATCATCGCAAATCGTAATGACGAACCCCGGTGGGGCGAGCGTCCGCGCGAGCCAAATTCAATCGAACTCTGCGATGGATCGGCTCGGCAGGAGCCTCGCCCCACCAAGACTGAACAATCATTGCAAATGTCGCCATTGCCGGCGGGCGAGGAACGGATCGACGCGCGCGACCAGAAAGTAAGCCCAACGCTCTTTGAGTTTGTTCCAGAATGTCCGCGACTTTCCCCAGGTTCGGGCGTCGATTTTCCGGCAGAACGACAAATCACGCTCGAACATGGCGCCCGCCTGCCGGGCCAGGTCCGGATCGGGCAGGCGCAACACCAACTCGTAGTTGATGTAAAGGCTGCGCCGGTCAAGATTGGCTGAGCCGACATAAACGATCCCATCCACCAACACCAACTTCGCGTGCAGGATCTGCGGTTCATACTCGTAAATCTCGATCCCGGATTTGAGATAAGCCTGGTAAAAACGCCGGCTGGATGCTTGCACGAAGGGAACGTCCGATTGGCCGGCCAGAATGATCTGCACCCGGCAGCCGCGCCGGGCCGCGCGCGTCAACGCCCTGCAGATGGGGCGCGTCGGCACAAAGTAAGCCGAGATGATTCGCACACTTAAGGCCCGGCGCAGATCGCTCAGGAGCGCGCGCTTGAGCAGGTTTCGTCCTCGACCGGGCCCGGTCAGCAGAATCTGGCCTTCAGGCGTTGAAATCACCTGGCGAACCGAGGCTCGCCGGAATCTGGCCAGCCTTTTATGGCTGAACTCGGCCATCGCGAACATCGCATCGAACGACGCCCCCAGTTCCCGCGCCATTTCTCCGTGAATCTCCACGCCGCAGTCGCGCCAACCTTGCTCGACCCCGTCGCCCTGGTATTCGGCCGCGATGTTGAAGCCCCCGACAAAAGCCACGGCGCCGTCGCAGACCAGCAGCTTGCGATGGTCCCGAATCGCGTCGCACTCCAGGCTGAGCGGATTGAACCAGCGGACCTCTGCTCCGGCGCGGCGCACCGGCTCCCAGTACTCGTCCGGCAACGTCATCGACCCAAAGGCGTCAATCAAGACTTTGACCTCGGCGCCGCGTTCGGCCGCGCGCTGCAACGCTTCGCGGAACCGCTCGGCGATCGGGCTCGCGCTGAAGATGTACATTTCGAGCCGGACCGAAATCCGCGCCAGCGAGATCGCCCGGAGCATCTCCTCGAACGCTTCGTTGCCTGTTTCCAGCCAGCGAAAGGGTGCGGGGGCCGATGCCGAGTTTTTCGATGTCACAACTTGCGCAGGAAATTAGCCGAAGTCGTTACAGCGTTGAACCAGGAAAAGCAGTTGGGCCCACGGATCATACCAATACTGATCACTGAGTCTTCCGTCACCTCGGACCGTCCACA
The DNA window shown above is from Verrucomicrobiota bacterium and carries:
- a CDS encoding cardiolipin synthase B — translated: MTSKNSASAPAPFRWLETGNEAFEEMLRAISLARISVRLEMYIFSASPIAERFREALQRAAERGAEVKVLIDAFGSMTLPDEYWEPVRRAGAEVRWFNPLSLECDAIRDHRKLLVCDGAVAFVGGFNIAAEYQGDGVEQGWRDCGVEIHGEMARELGASFDAMFAMAEFSHKRLARFRRASVRQVISTPEGQILLTGPGRGRNLLKRALLSDLRRALSVRIISAYFVPTRPICRALTRAARRGCRVQIILAGQSDVPFVQASSRRFYQAYLKSGIEIYEYEPQILHAKLVLVDGIVYVGSANLDRRSLYINYELVLRLPDPDLARQAGAMFERDLSFCRKIDARTWGKSRTFWNKLKERWAYFLVARVDPFLARRQWRHLQ
- a CDS encoding iron-sulfur cluster assembly accessory protein, which encodes MAGKTSNANSQPGFRVGDERLIKLTPSAAKKVISLLNKQGRPNGVLRVAVVGGGCSGLQYKMDLQNQPANRDILVETAGVKVVVDPKSALYVTGSELDYLDALQDGGFKVKNPNAATTCSCGESFSA